CAAGCTTTAGAAGAGGGAAATAAGAAATTATATTATAAGAAAATAAAAACCCAACGGCTCCACCGAATAAAACAATCAAAATTGTTTCAAATATAAACTGGAACATTATAAATTTTTTCTTTGCTCCAAGAGCCATTTTAACCCCTATTTCTTTTTTCCTCTCTTCAACGAGAACATTCATTATATTTGAAACGCCCACAGCACCTATCGATAGCGTGAAAACTCCTATTATCCCCAGGAAAATTTTAAACCCGAGGAAAAAATAAAGAATAAACTTATCAAATTCAGTTGTATCCCATATGAAAAGAGCTTCCTTATCAGATGGGTCAAACCTGTATTTTGAACCCAGTCTCTGATATATTTTATTTTTTGCTTTTTCAGTTTCTCTGGGATCTCTGAGTTTATAAACGATATTATCAATATACTTCACACCAAATAAAGAAGCATATGTAGAAGCAGGTATAACCACTCTTTCCGAATCTCTTCCATTATAATTTGAATTCTGAGTTTTTTTCTTCATAACCCCAATCACAAAAAAAGGAACTTCCTGGATAAATACATATTTTCCTTCAGCCTTATCTTCTTTCAACAATTGACTTTTCAACTCATCTCCTATAAACACAACTCTTCTTTTTTCCAGAAGATCAACCCTGTCAATAAACCTTCCTCCTTTCTCAGGTATCATGTTTCGCATTTCTCCAAATTCCGGGTAAACTCCACAAACCCATGCGAGAAAAGTGTTATTTTTATACTTTAATTCAACGGAAGAACGGCTATACTCAGGAGAAATCGATTTAATCTCTTTTACATTTTCTTTTAAAAAATAAGCATCCTCCTCCAGAAAATTAATCCTTCTTCCTTTACCCATTCCCATGAAAGACTTTGATGTCCTTCCCGACCACATTATTCCTATTCCCTCTCCTATACCATGCATTGCCTTTTGATTCTGGCGATGAAGCCCTTCTCCAAAAGCCATGAGTAAAACCACTGTAAAAGTTCCCCACACAATCCCAAAAAGAGTTAAAAAAGTTCTTAATTTCTGGGATTTCATATCTCTTAAAAATTGCGATAAAATCACAAATAGTTTTGTCATCTGTTTTTATAATCTAATTTTTTATCATTGTTCATCAGTGTTTTTGGTTAATTATCTGTTTCCACTCTTTACCTTGTGCTGTTAACATCTTTCATTTTACTCATCCCTCTCATTTCTTATTGTTTAAAACTCATGTTTTATTTAATTTCCTTCGGAGGTCTTTCAGCTATTTCTTCACCCTCTCTCAATCCTTCGAGCACTTCTATGTTAATTCCATCGCTTAGCCCAACCTTTATTTCTTTCTTCCCCGGTTTTCTGTCCTTTCCCCTTATCTCGACAAAAGTTTTATCTTCTTTAAACTCAACCAATCTTTCAGGTATGTATAAAGTATTCTCACTTTTTCTCGTGACTATCTCTGCGTTGGCAGAATACCCTGCTCTTATAACCACATCATTTCGATGTTTTACCTCTATCTCCACATCAAAAAGAGTGGCATTTTCTTCTTTCTTTGCCTTGGGTGAGATTTTCTTTAATATTCCTTCTACCGGTTTATCCGGGAGAGCTCCAATCTTTACGATGGCTCTCATCCCCTCTCTCAACTTCCCCACATCAATTTCATCAACAGTTCCCTTAAACAAAAGAGAATTCATATTGGCAATCTTCAGAAGCTCTGTTCCTGCCTGATAAAAAGTTAAAGGGACAACAGGGTCTCCCTCATTAACAAGTTTTTCAAGGATGGTTCCGCTCACTGGTGATTTAATCACAGATTCCACATTTCTCTCAGCAATTTTTGCTTTTCCCCTCTCAATTAAAGATAATTTTTCAGAAGAGAGCTTTAATTTTAAATCAGCCTCCTCAAAATTTCTCTTGGTCAGCTCGAAATCCTTCTGAGAAATAAAATTCTTCTCCATCAATTTCTGAGCCCTTTCATACTCTGATTTTTTGTTCTCTCTTTCAACCTGAGCAAGTTCGACCTGCCTCTTAGCCTCTGCATATTCCAATGGCGTTGGGTCAGGACTTATCTCAATAAGAGAATCTCCTCCATCCACCTTATCTCCCACTTCCACATAGATTTTCTTCGCAATTCCGGATATTTTCGACTTTATCGATATCTCATGCTCAGGCTCAATCTTCCCTATTGCCAATGCTTTCTCGACAATATCCCCTTTCTTTACCTTTACCCAAGTTATATCATTCTTGATCTTCTTTCTGGTTAATTTGATGGGCAAAAAGATTAAAGCTGCAATAACAATCAAAATAATAATAAAAATTAATGTCTTCTTCATAATTTGCACTCCTACTCTTTCATCTACCTTCAAATATTTAAACGAAATTCAGGAGGGAAAAGTTTCCAACTTTTCCATGAATAAATTAGAGAAGTAAGTAAAGTTTTGTGGGGTAGGAAATTAACTTAATGTTATTTTGGGCAGGAAGGGTGGCCAAGAAACCGAAGGTTCCTGAAAACCGTCACGAATGCGGAGCGGGCATGGTTTTCCTCCCGATGGATATCGGGAGGAAAGAGCGGAGCATGAGTGCTCCCGTTCCAACTGAAAGTTGGATCGGGACTGGGGAAAATACAGCGTGTTTTCGGGTCACCCTTGCTGCCCAAATTATTTACCATCACAAAACTTTACTTGCTTCATAAATTGGATTGAATTTGACAAGATTACTGTAAAGCTGTTAATATAAAAATGGCCGCGGGGTGGAGCAGGCAGGTAGCTCGTTGGGCTCATAACCCAAAGGTCGTTGGTTCAAATCCAACCCCCGCTACCAACTTTTTATTCTATTCTTTAATGAGGGGGAGATTAATTAATCTTTTCTCCAATTTTTGTTAAATTTACTAAATTTTAAGAAAATTTATTTAATTACTTTATTTCTAAAAACTCCCTATTGTTTAAAAAAATTTAAACAGAGAGTTTACTTTTCCTAAAAAATTATGTAAAAATATATACTCTTGGTGGAGAACATTTTAGTGGGCAAAAATAAAAATATTTTATTTATTTCCTTGGTAATTCTACTTCTTTATCTTTTTGGCTGTTCCCCTTCCCCAGAGAAAGCATTTAAAAATGCCAAAAGACAAAACACAGTTTATGCATACCAGCAGTTTATCAAGAAATATCCAGAGAGTACTCTTGTAAAAGATGCATTAAAAGCAATTGAAAAGATTGAATATGAAGAAGCTGTGGAGCAAAACAGCGTGACCCTTTATGAGAACTTCATTAATAAATATCCTGATTCAGAGCTTACTCCTGATATCAAAAATAAGTTAATGGAACTTTACTGGACAGTAGCAAAAAATAGAAATAGAGCTGAAGAGTACGTAAATTTTTACCATAAATTTCCTGGCTCTCCCCATAATGAGGAAATTCTTAAAATACTTGATGAACGTATATACAGATTCAAACCAAACATAAAACTTATGAGTGCTCCGTCTTCTTATTTAGAAATAAGAGAAAGTCTTGTAAAAAACATCCCATCCATTTCGATGAAATCTCTCGGTAAGAACAGTCTTGTTGCCACTGTAAAAGACCTGAAAACTGGAAAAATGATTTTTATGCCGGATGTTCCGGGTGCTAAAGAACTCCATATAAAGGTAAGCGAAGATGTAGGTTATACCACAGTGGCAGGCCTTCAATTTGAACAGGACTGTGTTATAAACATCTGGAATGATGGCACTATAGAAGTAGACAGAGAAGGGGTTCAGGCCACTTCTCTTAATAATAAAAGATGGATTTCTTTAAAAATTCCAGTGAAAGATAAAAACGAATATATCGTAATGCTTGCTTACGATTAATTTTAAAACTACTTAAGATCAAATAATAATTTTTTTATTACATTTAAAAGATTGTTAAGGTAAAACGGTTTTGAGACAAAACCATCAGCACCAGCTTCTATAAATTCTTCCTTCACATGTTTTCCTGAAATTCCGAGAATCGGAGTGGAGCTGGAAAATTCTTTTATTTGACTTATTAGTTCTGACCCTTTCTTATCGCCTAAATTATAATCGATAATTATCAGGTGATAATTTCTTTTTTTCAACAATTTGATTGCATCGACATCATTTCCCACCCCATCAACCTTGTATCCATTGTAACTTAGAAACTCTTCTAAAAGATTTCTTAAAAGTATCTCATCATCAATCACAAGAATTCTTTTATAAAACATATCTTTTATATATACAACCATAGTATGCATAATGTCAATTTTTATTGCAACCTTTAAATTGTAGACTTCAACTATCATAAAATATATGTTTTTTAAGATGGATAATTTCAATAAACAAATAGGAAATCATATCAAAAAAACAAGAGAATCCCTTGGAATTACCCAGATGGAGTTGGCTGAAAAAATTGGGGTTACTTACCAGCAAGTTCAAAAATATGAAAAAGGAAGAAGCAACATTTCTATAAAAAGACTCCATGAGATTGCAAAAGCCCTAAACGTCCCTGTTGCCTTTTTACTTGAGAAAATTCCAGTTGTTGGGGAAGAAAAGATAAAATACAGAACTAGTGGCAAATTCTCTTTTTTTCTTGACAAAAATGAAATATCCCTTCTGAAATTATTCAGAAAAATTAGAGATGAAAATATAAAAAAAGGAATAATTCAGCTTTTAAAAGGAGTTATCCGATCAAATAAATAAAAACATCTTTTTATTCTACTTCTATATTTCTTAAAATCTCAGCACAATTTTCAGGTGTTGTTACATTAATAAAAATACCTGTGCCAAGTTCAAACCCTGCGGGAGTGGTCAATTTCGGGAGTATTTCAAGATGCCAGTGAAAATGTTTTACATTCTCATAGTCTGTTGGACATGACCGAATCATATAGTTATAATCTGGATCATCAAGGGCAGTGTAAAGTTTTTTAAGGGCTAATCTTAAAACATAAGCAAAATCTTCAATATCCTCATCAGTTATGCATCCAAAATTACAGTTATGCTTCTTTGGAAAAATTCTTATCTCGAAAGGATATCTAGAAGCAAAGGGAGTTAACACGATAAAATGTTTACTCTCTAAAATAATTCTGATTTTCTGATTTAGTTCTTCCTTAATCATATCGCAAAAAATGCAACTTCCATATGAATCCGTAGAAAGAATTGCCTGGGTAATCTGATCCCTTATATGAGGAGGAACTATAGGAGATGCAATTATTTGAGAATGAGGATGCTCAAGGGATGTGCCTGCTTTTTCTCCATAATTCCTGAATATATTTATAAGCGATATATCTTTATTCTCAGATATCTGCAAATATCTTTCTTTATACGCAATTACAACATCTCGAGCCTGTTCATAACTCATAGTGGCAATGGTTTTATTGTGCTCAGGAGTTTCAATAACCACTTCTGAAATTCCAAATCCCTCAGCTTTCAAAAATCTTCCAATTCTATTTCTATCAGGAGTTATGTCTGGTTGGAGGGCTGCAAATTTATTCGGCACAATTCTTAATTTCCATTTTCCATCTTTTTCAATAGTATAAACCGCCGGAGGGGTTTTTTCCTCATTGCCAGGACAGAAAGGACATTTATCATCTCTTTCTGGCAATTTTTTTTCTTTTTTATCTTTTTTCTTGAATTCATCAGGTCTTTTAGCTCTTTCTGTTGAAATTATTACCCATTCTTTTGTCGTTATATCCTGTCTAAATTCAGACATATTATTTCTCCAATATTTCTAAAATTTTATTGCAAATAATTTAAATTGTCCATTTTCAAATTATTTAAATTGTATTTTGTCCAAAACTCTGATAAATAGTTTAAATCTGAAAAAAGATAAATACTTTTAAGGATATTTAAAATGCAGCAAATTTATTATTTCATAAACAAAAAACAGGAGATAGTTGATTTTTTGAGGGAAATTGTAACTCTAGAATCCCCCTCAACAGACAAGAAAGCAGTTAACAGATGTTCAGCCTTTGTAGTTGAAAATCTAAAGGAATCTGGAGCCAAAATAAAAAAGTTTAAACAGAAAAAATCAGGAGACTATTTTCTTGCTGAAATAGGAAAAGGAGAAAGAAA
Above is a genomic segment from Acidobacteriota bacterium containing:
- a CDS encoding helix-turn-helix domain-containing protein; translation: MFFKMDNFNKQIGNHIKKTRESLGITQMELAEKIGVTYQQVQKYEKGRSNISIKRLHEIAKALNVPVAFLLEKIPVVGEEKIKYRTSGKFSFFLDKNEISLLKLFRKIRDENIKKGIIQLLKGVIRSNK
- a CDS encoding ABC transporter permease; translation: MKSQKLRTFLTLFGIVWGTFTVVLLMAFGEGLHRQNQKAMHGIGEGIGIMWSGRTSKSFMGMGKGRRINFLEEDAYFLKENVKEIKSISPEYSRSSVELKYKNNTFLAWVCGVYPEFGEMRNMIPEKGGRFIDRVDLLEKRRVVFIGDELKSQLLKEDKAEGKYVFIQEVPFFVIGVMKKKTQNSNYNGRDSERVVIPASTYASLFGVKYIDNIVYKLRDPRETEKAKNKIYQRLGSKYRFDPSDKEALFIWDTTEFDKFILYFFLGFKIFLGIIGVFTLSIGAVGVSNIMNVLVEERKKEIGVKMALGAKKKFIMFQFIFETILIVLFGGAVGFLFSYNIISYFPLLKLEEYVGVPVISPTIGILTLLILGITGFLSGYFPAKKAANLNPVEALRN
- a CDS encoding efflux RND transporter periplasmic adaptor subunit; amino-acid sequence: MKKTLIFIIILIVIAALIFLPIKLTRKKIKNDITWVKVKKGDIVEKALAIGKIEPEHEISIKSKISGIAKKIYVEVGDKVDGGDSLIEISPDPTPLEYAEAKRQVELAQVERENKKSEYERAQKLMEKNFISQKDFELTKRNFEEADLKLKLSSEKLSLIERGKAKIAERNVESVIKSPVSGTILEKLVNEGDPVVPLTFYQAGTELLKIANMNSLLFKGTVDEIDVGKLREGMRAIVKIGALPDKPVEGILKKISPKAKKEENATLFDVEIEVKHRNDVVIRAGYSANAEIVTRKSENTLYIPERLVEFKEDKTFVEIRGKDRKPGKKEIKVGLSDGINIEVLEGLREGEEIAERPPKEIK
- the galT gene encoding galactose-1-phosphate uridylyltransferase — translated: MSEFRQDITTKEWVIISTERAKRPDEFKKKDKKEKKLPERDDKCPFCPGNEEKTPPAVYTIEKDGKWKLRIVPNKFAALQPDITPDRNRIGRFLKAEGFGISEVVIETPEHNKTIATMSYEQARDVVIAYKERYLQISENKDISLINIFRNYGEKAGTSLEHPHSQIIASPIVPPHIRDQITQAILSTDSYGSCIFCDMIKEELNQKIRIILESKHFIVLTPFASRYPFEIRIFPKKHNCNFGCITDEDIEDFAYVLRLALKKLYTALDDPDYNYMIRSCPTDYENVKHFHWHLEILPKLTTPAGFELGTGIFINVTTPENCAEILRNIEVE
- a CDS encoding response regulator, with amino-acid sequence MIVEVYNLKVAIKIDIMHTMVVYIKDMFYKRILVIDDEILLRNLLEEFLSYNGYKVDGVGNDVDAIKLLKKRNYHLIIIDYNLGDKKGSELISQIKEFSSSTPILGISGKHVKEEFIEAGADGFVSKPFYLNNLLNVIKKLLFDLK